A genome region from Alteripontixanthobacter maritimus includes the following:
- a CDS encoding AI-2E family transporter encodes MAEDNSAPIAPIPSTGVERAGFLVLLILITAGLVLVVWPFAAPLLWAVLAAIIFQPLYQRVLSHMPHYPNRAAMLSLLVITISVVIPAIIIGSLVVEEAAALIVAFQEGRIDLAAIFLQLHDSLPVQMRDALDNSGWGNIAALRERAEEFVTASAGVIVQRALAIGGGVFGLVLGFGVGLYVTYFLLRDGTRLGAAMLRGLPVQTPIAVALGERFLAIVRATIKGSVVVGLVQGALGGITFWIAGVPSAILFALLMAIFSLLPALGPAIVWLPVAVYLLATGFIWQGVVVIVSGVAVIGMADNLLRPILVGRDTGIPDWVILVTTLGGIATIGLSGIVLGPLLAGLAIAGWTILRDQREGVADLPLENDDAAEPAAQI; translated from the coding sequence ATGGCAGAGGACAACAGCGCGCCGATTGCGCCAATCCCGTCCACCGGTGTGGAGCGTGCCGGCTTTCTTGTCCTGCTGATCCTGATAACGGCCGGGCTGGTACTGGTTGTCTGGCCGTTTGCCGCGCCGTTGCTGTGGGCGGTGCTGGCCGCCATCATCTTCCAGCCGCTCTACCAGCGTGTGCTGTCGCATATGCCGCATTATCCGAACCGGGCGGCCATGCTCAGCCTGCTGGTCATCACGATTTCCGTGGTCATTCCGGCGATCATCATCGGCTCGCTCGTGGTGGAGGAGGCCGCCGCGCTGATCGTCGCATTCCAGGAAGGGCGGATCGATCTCGCCGCGATATTCCTGCAGTTGCATGACAGCCTGCCGGTGCAGATGCGCGATGCGCTGGACAATTCTGGCTGGGGTAACATCGCCGCCTTGCGCGAACGGGCGGAAGAATTCGTCACGGCCAGCGCGGGCGTAATCGTGCAGCGGGCGCTGGCGATTGGCGGCGGCGTCTTTGGCCTCGTGCTGGGTTTCGGCGTCGGATTGTATGTCACCTATTTCCTGCTGCGCGACGGCACGAGGCTGGGCGCGGCCATGCTGCGCGGCCTGCCGGTGCAGACGCCGATTGCGGTGGCATTGGGCGAGCGGTTCCTCGCCATCGTGCGCGCAACGATCAAGGGATCGGTCGTGGTCGGGCTGGTGCAGGGCGCGTTGGGCGGCATTACCTTCTGGATCGCGGGCGTACCGTCCGCCATCTTGTTCGCGCTCTTGATGGCGATCTTCTCGCTGCTGCCTGCGCTCGGACCGGCGATCGTGTGGTTGCCTGTGGCGGTCTATCTGCTGGCAACGGGTTTCATCTGGCAGGGTGTGGTGGTGATCGTGAGCGGCGTGGCGGTCATCGGCATGGCGGACAATCTGCTGCGCCCGATCCTGGTGGGCCGCGATACTGGCATTCCCGATTGGGTGATCTTGGTGACGACACTGGGGGGTATCGCCACGATCGGTCTGTCGGGCATCGTGCTCGGCCCGCTGTTGGCGGGGCTCGCCATCGCCGGCTGGACCATCCTGCGCGATCAGCGCGAGGGGGTGGCCGACTTGCCGCTTGAAAACGACGATGCGGCCGAACCCGCCGCGCAGATCTGA
- a CDS encoding CHRD domain-containing protein has product MTLRALTLAAAALTLGGCETLQEAYTETISSTYTAELRGANEVHRGDLNGSGTAEISFADELKRVCWDLNGLKGLGPITGAHIHRGRAGVDGPVVLPLKQATEGGWRGCSTDTSWVQRAFDEGLSNYYVNVHTAEYPKGAIRGQLRQ; this is encoded by the coding sequence ATGACACTTCGCGCCCTGACCCTTGCCGCTGCCGCTCTTACTCTGGGAGGGTGCGAGACGCTGCAGGAAGCCTATACTGAGACGATCTCCTCGACATATACCGCAGAATTGCGGGGCGCCAACGAAGTACATCGCGGCGATTTGAACGGTTCCGGCACGGCAGAGATCAGCTTTGCCGACGAGCTCAAGCGCGTGTGCTGGGACCTGAACGGTTTGAAGGGCCTCGGCCCGATCACCGGCGCACACATCCATCGCGGCCGTGCGGGTGTCGATGGTCCGGTGGTTCTCCCCCTGAAGCAGGCCACCGAAGGCGGCTGGCGCGGATGCAGCACCGATACCTCTTGGGTTCAGCGTGCGTTCGATGAAGGCTTGTCGAACTATTACGTCAACGTGCACACAGCCGAATATCCGAAGGGTGCCATTCGCGGTCAGTTGCGGCAGTAA
- a CDS encoding metallophosphoesterase — MMLATRVSLRHTEIMPRPFLPALLSLALLSCGGGSSGSGSSGGGPIGGGGTPTPTPPAANPVSIRIVGFNDLHGFIEPRGNIGFNTASGVQQAYAGGAAYLASAVAAIRAANGNTLVISAGDLFGASAPLSDRFLEEPTIGAMNRVGLDFAAVGNHEFDRGVRELERLASGGCTKYTSLIPCRVESNFGGANFQFLAANVRQGTGTLFPASALRTLGSGANAVQVGVIGLTLRSTPQATSGSTSGLTFTDEADAINRETRSLRSRGADAVVVAIHQGLTQNAGSPINGCGAIAGPLRTILDQLDTGVDLVLSGHTHQAYICDFGTVDASRQFLVTSTTSAGAMFTDTELTVDAANSRVTAANARNVVLQRQATDRAGNPIATNPAFPVFTADGGVASYIQTYIDAARSANIYADPYDIATGQDRAAEPVAGHAHPAPVSVGTEVLELGE; from the coding sequence ATGATGCTTGCGACGCGCGTTTCGCTGCGCCACACTGAGATCATGCCACGTCCGTTCCTGCCCGCCCTGCTTTCCCTCGCCTTGTTGTCCTGCGGCGGCGGGTCGTCTGGTAGCGGGTCGTCAGGCGGGGGTCCGATCGGCGGTGGCGGCACGCCCACACCTACTCCGCCTGCCGCCAACCCGGTTTCGATCCGGATCGTGGGCTTTAACGATCTGCACGGATTTATCGAACCGCGCGGCAATATCGGCTTCAACACTGCGAGCGGCGTGCAGCAGGCCTATGCCGGCGGCGCGGCCTATCTGGCCAGCGCGGTGGCGGCTATTCGCGCGGCCAATGGCAACACATTGGTCATCTCGGCTGGCGATCTGTTCGGCGCCAGCGCGCCTTTGTCCGACCGCTTCCTCGAAGAACCCACCATCGGGGCAATGAACCGGGTAGGGCTTGATTTCGCGGCCGTCGGAAACCACGAATTCGACCGAGGTGTGCGGGAGCTTGAACGGTTGGCGAGTGGCGGCTGTACCAAATATACCAGCCTGATCCCGTGCCGGGTGGAATCGAATTTCGGCGGCGCGAACTTCCAGTTCCTTGCCGCCAATGTCCGGCAGGGCACCGGCACCCTGTTCCCCGCAAGCGCGCTCCGTACGCTCGGCAGTGGCGCGAATGCGGTGCAGGTCGGCGTGATCGGGCTGACGCTGCGCAGCACGCCGCAAGCTACCAGTGGCTCGACTTCCGGGCTGACTTTCACGGACGAGGCCGACGCCATCAACCGCGAAACGCGCAGCCTGCGTTCGCGCGGGGCGGACGCGGTCGTGGTGGCCATCCATCAGGGGCTGACCCAGAATGCGGGCAGTCCGATCAATGGTTGCGGCGCGATTGCCGGCCCGCTGCGTACGATCCTCGACCAGCTCGATACCGGCGTCGATCTGGTGCTGTCCGGTCATACCCATCAGGCTTACATCTGCGATTTTGGCACCGTCGATGCCTCGCGGCAATTCCTGGTAACCAGCACCACTTCGGCCGGGGCAATGTTCACCGATACGGAATTGACGGTGGATGCCGCAAATAGCCGCGTAACCGCCGCCAATGCGCGCAATGTTGTGTTGCAACGGCAGGCCACGGATAGGGCTGGCAATCCCATTGCGACCAATCCCGCCTTCCCGGTCTTTACAGCCGATGGCGGCGTGGCAAGTTATATCCAGACCTATATCGACGCGGCGCGCAGCGCGAATATCTATGCCGATCCGTATGATATCGCCACTGGACAAGACCGCGCAGCAGAGCCGGTTGCCGGGCACGCACATCCCGCACCGGTATCCGTCGGCACGGAAGTGCTGGAGCTGGGCGAGTAG
- a CDS encoding class I adenylate-forming enzyme family protein has protein sequence MAAEIEAILGAEIGTYRAIFDHWRTARPDAPALLDDAGSLNWGEMMDRVDRIAAQLRTDGLEQGQSVAILGTSGIPYALVFLGAVMAGGVAAPLTTSATPEQLAGMVADSGAAHLFVDRAKLAELGEDFAPDLRVVVLDEELGDWMAPAGTPAPAVEPSADDPFNIIYSSGTTGIPKGIVHSHAMRWRQFAPTAAAWLKGARGNAGSSEPEPIRALASTPLYSNTTMVVFLAALLAGGSVRIMGKFDAARWLAHAETDRTNTTMLVPVQYRRLLDDPAFDRTNLSALRYKYCTSAPFAPTLKREVLDRMPGALIEIYSMTEGGVVCLLYAHEHPDKLHTVGRPAPGHRLRVLDDDDREVAPGEAGNLVGRSHTMMSGYRNRAEATDAARWIDPETGEAWMRMGDIGRVDADGFVELVGRAKDMIISGGFNIYPADLEAELERESGVVEAAVVGIASERWGETPVGFVVVADGAPPVDTILSAVNARLGKTQRLSALHTIAAMPRSHIGKLLKTELRDLAQQCGAS, from the coding sequence ATGGCGGCAGAAATCGAGGCGATTTTAGGGGCGGAAATCGGCACGTATCGCGCGATTTTCGACCACTGGCGGACAGCCCGGCCGGACGCACCCGCTCTGCTCGACGATGCCGGATCGCTGAACTGGGGCGAGATGATGGACCGGGTGGACCGCATCGCCGCGCAATTGCGGACAGACGGGCTGGAACAGGGGCAATCCGTCGCAATCCTGGGCACCAGTGGTATCCCCTACGCGCTGGTATTTCTGGGGGCCGTGATGGCGGGCGGTGTAGCGGCACCGCTGACCACCAGCGCCACACCCGAGCAGCTTGCCGGCATGGTCGCGGATAGCGGCGCAGCGCATCTGTTCGTCGATCGGGCCAAGCTCGCTGAACTGGGCGAGGATTTCGCGCCGGACCTGCGTGTCGTAGTGTTGGATGAAGAGCTGGGGGACTGGATGGCACCTGCAGGTACGCCAGCGCCAGCCGTGGAGCCTTCAGCCGACGATCCCTTCAACATCATCTATTCCAGCGGGACGACCGGCATACCCAAGGGCATCGTGCATTCGCACGCGATGCGCTGGCGGCAATTCGCTCCGACCGCGGCTGCATGGCTGAAGGGCGCTCGCGGCAACGCCGGTAGCAGCGAGCCTGAACCGATCCGCGCGCTGGCCTCGACCCCGCTATATTCCAACACCACCATGGTCGTCTTCCTCGCCGCGTTGCTGGCGGGCGGCAGCGTGCGCATCATGGGCAAGTTCGATGCGGCGCGCTGGCTCGCCCATGCCGAAACCGACCGGACCAACACCACCATGCTGGTGCCGGTACAATATCGCCGGCTGCTGGACGATCCTGCATTCGATCGCACGAACCTGTCTGCGCTGCGGTATAAATATTGCACGTCTGCCCCCTTCGCGCCTACGTTGAAGCGCGAAGTGCTGGACCGGATGCCGGGCGCGCTGATCGAGATCTATTCCATGACCGAAGGCGGCGTCGTCTGCCTGCTATACGCGCATGAGCACCCCGATAAGTTGCACACCGTCGGCAGGCCGGCACCGGGCCACCGCTTGCGCGTGCTGGACGATGATGACCGCGAGGTTGCACCGGGCGAGGCCGGGAACCTGGTCGGCCGCAGTCACACCATGATGAGCGGTTACCGCAACCGGGCAGAAGCCACGGACGCCGCGCGCTGGATCGATCCCGAGACTGGCGAGGCATGGATGCGGATGGGCGATATCGGCCGCGTCGATGCCGACGGCTTCGTCGAGCTGGTTGGGCGCGCGAAGGACATGATCATCTCCGGCGGCTTCAACATCTACCCTGCCGATCTGGAAGCCGAGCTGGAGCGGGAAAGCGGCGTGGTCGAGGCCGCCGTGGTTGGCATTGCCAGCGAACGTTGGGGCGAAACGCCGGTCGGGTTTGTGGTAGTAGCAGATGGCGCGCCGCCCGTGGATACCATCCTGAGTGCGGTCAATGCCCGCCTCGGCAAGACCCAGCGGCTATCCGCGCTTCATACGATCGCAGCCATGCCGCGCAGCCATATCGGCAAGCTGCTGAAGACCGAATTGCGCGACCTGGCACAGCAATGTGGCGCGTCCTGA
- the guaA gene encoding glutamine-hydrolyzing GMP synthase: MTELLVPEAGFTPEALHSESILIVDFGSQVTQLIARRVREAGVYSEIAPFNSAAEAFERMQPDGIILSGGPSSVNDEDAPLVPDAFYQAGVPILGICYGQQVMAKQLGGEITSHEMGEFGRAFVDIETTSTLFEGVWSKGERHQVWMSHGDKVTSLAPGFTTVGTSDGAPFAITADEERRFYGIQFHPEVVHTPDGAKLIGNFARHVCGLTGDWSMAEYRATKIAEIREQVGVGPDGGKVICGLSGGVDSSVAAILIHEAIGDQLTCVFVDHGLLRLNEREQVETLFREHYHIPLVVVEAEDRFMAGLAGQTDPEKKRKFIGGEFIAVFEEEAAKLGGADFLAQGTLYPDVIESVSFTGGPSVTIKSHHNVGGLPERMNMALVEPLRELFKDEVRDLGRELGLDDKFVGRHPFPGPGLAIRIPGEVTKERCDILRKADAIYLDEIRNAGLYDAIWQAFAVLLPVKTVGVMGDARTYDSVCALRAVTSTDGMTADIFPFDASFLTGCATRIVNEVKGINRVVYDYTSKPPGTIEWE; this comes from the coding sequence ATGACCGAACTCCTAGTACCAGAAGCCGGCTTCACGCCCGAAGCGCTCCATTCCGAATCAATCCTGATTGTCGATTTCGGCAGTCAGGTAACTCAGCTGATTGCGCGCCGGGTGCGGGAAGCGGGCGTCTATTCCGAAATCGCCCCGTTCAACTCCGCCGCCGAAGCGTTCGAGCGGATGCAGCCTGACGGCATTATCCTGTCGGGCGGCCCCTCCAGTGTGAACGACGAGGATGCGCCGCTGGTGCCAGACGCGTTCTATCAGGCAGGCGTTCCGATACTTGGCATCTGTTACGGCCAGCAGGTTATGGCCAAGCAACTGGGCGGCGAGATCACCAGCCACGAAATGGGCGAATTCGGCCGCGCATTTGTCGATATCGAAACCACCAGCACCCTGTTCGAAGGAGTCTGGAGCAAGGGCGAGCGCCACCAGGTCTGGATGAGCCATGGCGACAAAGTAACCAGCCTTGCTCCCGGCTTCACCACGGTGGGCACTTCGGACGGCGCGCCGTTTGCTATCACCGCCGACGAAGAACGCCGGTTCTACGGTATCCAGTTCCACCCCGAAGTGGTGCACACGCCGGATGGCGCCAAGCTGATCGGCAATTTCGCGCGCCATGTCTGCGGCCTGACCGGCGACTGGAGCATGGCCGAATATCGCGCCACCAAGATCGCCGAAATCCGCGAACAGGTGGGTGTCGGCCCAGACGGCGGGAAAGTGATCTGCGGCCTCAGCGGCGGGGTCGACAGCTCCGTCGCAGCCATCCTCATCCATGAAGCGATCGGCGACCAGCTGACCTGCGTGTTCGTCGATCACGGCCTGTTGCGGCTGAACGAACGCGAACAGGTAGAAACGCTGTTCCGCGAACATTATCACATTCCATTGGTGGTTGTAGAAGCGGAAGACCGCTTCATGGCGGGCCTGGCGGGTCAAACCGACCCCGAGAAAAAGCGCAAGTTCATCGGCGGCGAATTCATTGCCGTGTTCGAGGAGGAAGCGGCCAAGCTCGGCGGCGCAGATTTCCTCGCCCAGGGCACACTATATCCCGATGTCATCGAAAGCGTCAGCTTTACCGGCGGGCCGAGCGTCACGATCAAGAGCCACCACAATGTCGGAGGCTTGCCCGAACGCATGAACATGGCGTTGGTCGAGCCCCTACGCGAATTGTTCAAGGACGAAGTGCGCGATCTGGGGCGAGAGCTGGGCCTCGACGACAAGTTCGTCGGCCGCCACCCGTTCCCCGGCCCCGGCCTCGCCATCCGCATTCCCGGCGAAGTTACCAAGGAACGCTGCGACATCCTGCGCAAGGCGGACGCGATCTACCTCGACGAAATTCGCAACGCCGGTCTGTACGATGCGATCTGGCAGGCATTCGCCGTGCTGCTACCGGTAAAGACCGTGGGCGTGATGGGCGACGCGCGCACCTATGACAGTGTCTGTGCCTTGCGCGCGGTCACCAGCACCGACGGCATGACAGCGGACATCTTCCCGTTCGACGCCAGCTTCCTGACAGGGTGCGCCACGCGCATCGTTAACGAAGTCAAAGGCATCAACCGCGTGGTGTACGACTATACATCCAAGCCGCCCGGCACTATCGAATGGGAATAA
- the gyrB gene encoding DNA topoisomerase (ATP-hydrolyzing) subunit B yields MSETPENTPNPDPSSNPAIPAADTPQGDSAANPNKNAYGADSIKVLKGLDAVRKRPGMYIGDTDDGSGLHHMVFEVSDNAIDEALAGHCDLVLIELNPDGSVSVEDNGRGIPVDMHKEEGVSAAEVIMTQLHAGGKFENTSDDNAYKVSGGLHGVGVSVVNALSEFLELTIWRDGKEHWMRFEHGDAVSSLVEKGDAPPAEDGGLRKGTRVTFQASTDTFKNVTDFDFEKLEHRYRELAFLNSGVHIKLRDKRGEEVAEHDLFYEGGIAAFVSYLDRNKQPLIPEPIAISAERDMIGIDVALEWNDSYYENVLCFTNNIPQRDGGTHLAAFRAALTRTLNNYANASGMLKKEKVTLSGEDMREGLTAIVSVKLPDPKFSSQTKDKLVSSEVRSPLESLMSDKMTEWLEENPADAKTIIQKVIDAAAAREAAKKARELTRRKGAMDIASLPGKLADCQERDPTLCELFLVEGDSAGGSAKQGRDRKTQAILPLKGKILNVERARFDRIISSKEVGTLIQAMGTGIRDEFNLEKLRYHKIVIMTDADVDGAHIRTLLLTFFHRQMPEIIRNGHLFIAQPPLFKVNKGRSEVYLKDQAALDRYLVDAGLDGRVLQTSGGARGGPDLAALVEHALRIRNLIAFVPRKYDAALIEQLAIAGALAPGLDKKAREAALDAAAARLQMGDDDAKWSARIRDGSGESENESTGAILLERVWRGVTDAHEIEAAFFESAEARKLHGLVADVAETYVQPTFLVKGTADDAVAEAEPIDPASDDETDADAPAFKTEAAITRPTQLLDAVLAAGRKGLAIARYKGLGEMNAEQLWETTLDPENRALLQVKVEDADVTDEIFTRLMGDVVEPRREFIQDNALNVANLDV; encoded by the coding sequence ATGAGTGAAACACCCGAAAACACGCCCAACCCCGACCCCAGCTCCAATCCGGCGATCCCCGCCGCAGATACCCCGCAGGGCGATAGCGCGGCGAACCCGAACAAGAACGCCTATGGCGCCGATTCAATCAAGGTTCTCAAGGGGTTGGATGCCGTTCGCAAGCGGCCAGGCATGTATATCGGCGACACCGACGATGGCAGCGGTCTGCACCATATGGTGTTCGAGGTGAGCGACAATGCCATCGACGAGGCGCTGGCGGGCCATTGCGACCTGGTCCTGATCGAGCTCAACCCCGATGGCAGCGTGTCGGTCGAGGACAATGGCCGCGGCATTCCGGTAGATATGCACAAGGAAGAGGGCGTTTCGGCAGCCGAGGTCATCATGACCCAACTGCATGCCGGCGGTAAGTTCGAGAACACCAGCGACGACAATGCCTACAAGGTTTCGGGCGGGCTCCATGGCGTGGGTGTGTCGGTGGTCAACGCGCTGTCCGAATTCCTCGAACTGACCATCTGGCGCGATGGAAAAGAGCACTGGATGCGCTTCGAACATGGCGACGCGGTTAGCTCGCTGGTGGAGAAAGGCGATGCGCCGCCCGCTGAGGATGGCGGCCTGCGCAAGGGTACGCGGGTCACCTTCCAGGCCAGTACCGACACATTCAAGAACGTCACCGATTTCGATTTCGAGAAACTGGAGCACCGGTACCGCGAGCTCGCCTTCCTCAATTCCGGCGTCCACATCAAACTGCGCGACAAGCGCGGCGAGGAGGTGGCCGAGCATGACCTGTTCTACGAAGGCGGCATTGCGGCCTTCGTCAGCTATCTCGACCGTAACAAGCAGCCGCTGATCCCCGAACCCATCGCGATTTCTGCCGAGCGCGACATGATCGGCATCGACGTGGCGCTGGAATGGAACGACAGCTATTATGAAAATGTCCTCTGCTTCACCAACAACATCCCGCAGCGCGACGGCGGTACGCATCTGGCTGCCTTCCGCGCCGCGCTGACCCGCACGCTCAACAACTACGCCAACGCGTCGGGCATGTTGAAGAAGGAAAAGGTTACGCTTTCGGGCGAGGATATGCGCGAGGGGCTGACAGCCATCGTGTCGGTCAAGCTGCCCGATCCCAAGTTCAGTTCGCAGACCAAGGACAAGCTGGTCTCATCCGAAGTGCGCTCTCCGCTGGAAAGCCTGATGAGCGACAAGATGACCGAATGGCTGGAGGAAAACCCGGCCGATGCAAAGACCATCATCCAGAAGGTGATCGACGCCGCCGCCGCGCGCGAGGCGGCCAAGAAGGCACGCGAACTGACCCGGCGCAAGGGCGCGATGGACATAGCGAGCCTGCCGGGCAAACTGGCCGATTGCCAGGAACGCGATCCGACCTTGTGCGAACTGTTCCTGGTCGAGGGCGATTCCGCCGGCGGTTCCGCCAAGCAGGGCCGCGACCGCAAGACGCAGGCGATCCTGCCGCTGAAGGGCAAGATCCTGAATGTGGAGCGCGCGCGGTTCGACCGGATCATTTCGTCGAAGGAGGTCGGCACACTGATCCAAGCGATGGGCACCGGCATTCGCGACGAGTTCAATCTGGAAAAGCTGCGCTATCACAAGATCGTCATCATGACGGACGCCGATGTCGACGGCGCGCATATCCGCACGCTGCTGCTGACATTCTTCCACCGCCAGATGCCCGAAATCATTCGCAACGGACATCTGTTCATTGCGCAGCCGCCCTTGTTTAAGGTGAATAAGGGCCGCAGCGAAGTCTATCTAAAGGATCAAGCCGCGCTCGACCGTTATCTGGTCGATGCCGGGCTGGATGGGCGCGTGTTGCAAACGAGTGGTGGTGCGCGCGGCGGGCCGGATCTGGCCGCTCTGGTCGAACATGCGCTGCGCATCCGCAATCTGATTGCCTTCGTACCGCGCAAATACGATGCTGCGCTGATCGAACAGCTGGCCATTGCCGGCGCGCTTGCCCCGGGCCTCGACAAAAAGGCGCGCGAGGCTGCGCTGGATGCCGCTGCCGCCCGACTGCAGATGGGCGATGACGATGCGAAATGGTCCGCCCGCATTCGGGACGGTTCCGGCGAAAGTGAGAATGAGAGCACAGGCGCGATCCTGCTCGAACGGGTATGGCGCGGCGTAACCGACGCGCATGAAATCGAGGCGGCATTTTTCGAAAGCGCCGAAGCGCGCAAGCTACATGGCTTGGTGGCGGATGTGGCCGAAACCTACGTGCAGCCGACCTTCCTGGTGAAAGGTACGGCGGACGACGCGGTGGCGGAAGCCGAACCGATCGATCCGGCCAGCGACGACGAAACCGACGCCGATGCGCCCGCATTCAAGACCGAAGCGGCGATTACGCGGCCTACGCAATTGCTCGATGCGGTGCTCGCGGCAGGTCGCAAAGGCCTCGCCATCGCCCGCTACAAGGGGCTGGGCGAAATGAACGCGGAACAGCTTTGGGAAACCACGCTCGATCCGGAAAACCGCGCGCTCTTGCAGGTTAAAGTCGAAGACGCCGATGTGACCGACGAAATCTTCACCCGGTTGATGGGCGATGTGGTCGAACCGCGCCGCGAGTTCATTCAGGACAATGCGCTCAACGTCGCCAATCTCGACGTCTGA
- a CDS encoding BaiN/RdsA family NAD(P)/FAD-dependent oxidoreductase: MEYDAIILGGGAAGLYCAMHAGRRGKRVLVLERGEKVGKKILISGGGRCNFTNRHTRPEAYLSSNRHFAKSALARHTAQDFIDLVDRHGIAWHEKTLGQLFCDGSARQIVAMLVEECEAAGVKIATGQDVETVEHSDGRYSITSATRTDTAPALVIATGGPSIPKMGASDFAYRLARQFGLKIVEPRPALVPLTLGGEDVLFRDLSGISADVAATANKTTFREAALFTHRGLSGPAILQVSSYWRNGDGVTVDFFPDEKPGWLVAHKHEAPRTAFMSVLRERLPERLAGTLAERLEIAGELGSQTDKALRQAEARLAAWHFMPNGSEGYAKAEVTAGGIACGELSSQTMEARAVPGLYAIGEAVDVTGWLGGYNFQWAWSSGWAAAQAI; the protein is encoded by the coding sequence ATGGAATATGATGCAATCATCCTCGGCGGCGGGGCGGCCGGGTTGTATTGCGCGATGCATGCGGGCCGGCGGGGCAAGCGCGTGCTGGTGCTGGAGCGCGGCGAGAAAGTCGGCAAGAAAATCCTGATTTCCGGCGGTGGCAGGTGCAATTTCACCAACCGCCACACGCGGCCCGAAGCCTATCTTTCGTCCAACCGCCATTTCGCCAAATCGGCGCTCGCCCGCCATACCGCACAGGACTTCATCGATCTGGTCGACCGCCACGGCATCGCCTGGCACGAAAAGACACTCGGGCAATTGTTCTGCGACGGGTCCGCCCGCCAGATTGTCGCCATGCTGGTGGAGGAGTGCGAGGCTGCGGGGGTAAAGATTGCGACCGGACAGGATGTCGAAACGGTGGAGCATTCGGATGGGCGCTACTCCATCACCAGTGCAACCCGCACCGACACAGCACCTGCGCTGGTCATCGCCACTGGCGGGCCGTCGATCCCGAAGATGGGAGCGAGCGATTTCGCGTATCGGCTGGCGCGCCAGTTCGGCCTGAAAATCGTGGAGCCGCGCCCGGCGCTCGTTCCGCTGACGTTGGGCGGGGAAGACGTGCTGTTCCGCGACCTGTCCGGCATCAGCGCCGATGTCGCCGCCACCGCGAACAAGACCACCTTTCGGGAGGCGGCGCTGTTCACCCATCGCGGCCTGTCCGGCCCCGCCATCCTGCAAGTCAGTTCCTACTGGCGAAATGGCGACGGGGTGACGGTCGACTTCTTTCCCGACGAAAAGCCCGGATGGCTGGTCGCGCACAAACACGAAGCGCCGCGTACGGCATTCATGTCGGTCCTGCGCGAGCGCCTACCCGAAAGACTGGCGGGCACTTTGGCGGAGCGGCTGGAGATTGCAGGCGAGCTTGGCAGTCAGACCGACAAGGCGCTGCGTCAGGCGGAGGCGCGGCTGGCTGCGTGGCATTTCATGCCTAATGGCAGCGAGGGATACGCCAAAGCCGAAGTGACGGCGGGCGGCATCGCGTGCGGCGAACTGTCTTCCCAAACGATGGAAGCGCGCGCTGTGCCGGGCCTTTATGCGATCGGCGAGGCGGTGGATGTGACCGGTTGGCTCGGCGGGTATAACTTCCAATGGGCCTGGTCGAGCGGTTGGGCGGCGGCACAGGCGATCTGA
- a CDS encoding class I SAM-dependent methyltransferase, whose product MTDSGTFASFEKSPYRSVKVSTYFDTYDHLFAKYRGKPITFVEIGIFGGGSLFMWRDYFGPEARIIGIDFNPNAKKWEKDGFEIFIGNQSDEGFWENFVKEIGPVDVVLDDGGHTYEQQIITVESLLANMKDGGTLAVEDTHTSYMNRYGRKKYSFLNYVKQYLDRINLRFGSLDKTKADDRVWSIQVFESLVAFHIDRAASRRKSELIDNSAEHDDAQDYRFADDSSADALLQRADRLKWLKAIPGVRKLGAGIVNAASGRKNASRLKRYFD is encoded by the coding sequence ATGACCGATTCCGGCACCTTCGCCTCGTTCGAAAAGAGCCCCTACCGCAGCGTCAAGGTATCGACCTATTTCGATACTTACGATCATCTGTTCGCCAAATACCGCGGCAAACCCATCACGTTTGTCGAAATCGGGATTTTCGGCGGCGGATCGTTGTTCATGTGGCGCGATTATTTCGGTCCCGAGGCGCGAATTATCGGCATCGACTTCAATCCCAATGCGAAAAAGTGGGAGAAGGACGGCTTCGAAATTTTCATCGGCAACCAGAGCGACGAGGGGTTCTGGGAAAACTTCGTGAAGGAAATCGGGCCGGTCGATGTGGTGCTGGACGATGGCGGGCACACTTACGAACAGCAGATCATCACGGTCGAAAGTCTGCTTGCCAACATGAAGGATGGTGGCACTCTGGCGGTGGAGGATACCCACACCTCCTACATGAACCGCTATGGCCGTAAAAAATACAGCTTCCTCAATTACGTGAAACAGTATCTCGACCGCATCAATCTGCGTTTCGGTTCTCTCGACAAGACGAAGGCGGACGACAGGGTCTGGTCGATCCAGGTGTTCGAATCGCTCGTTGCGTTTCACATCGACCGTGCTGCCTCACGCCGTAAATCCGAATTGATCGACAACAGCGCCGAACATGACGATGCGCAGGACTATCGGTTCGCGGACGACAGTTCTGCCGATGCTTTGCTGCAACGCGCCGACCGGCTGAAATGGCTGAAGGCCATACCCGGTGTGCGCAAATTGGGTGCCGGAATCGTCAACGCCGCATCGGGCCGCAAGAACGCTTCGCGGCTGAAGCGCTATTTCGATTGA